A region from the Lolium perenne isolate Kyuss_39 chromosome 4, Kyuss_2.0, whole genome shotgun sequence genome encodes:
- the LOC127294229 gene encoding sec1 family domain-containing protein MIP3 has translation MVAVDLIASCLDSIRQIGDEITDALVYLDAGTLEAFQLVGAFPLLLELGARAVCSLESTSPLDAAAEWNSSFAHPARKIVIITSRLLSDAHRYILRCLGNHGTVSHCTVLTAISEIGHSAYVDSPLGPDAFREYETLLIQDHEELLKKSGKLNKYKDNIPYAERDFTSDGDNKWGSGVHYGPSESSPRKKDFSDDDLGQVEAGGKRLSVIVCHFPMIFSPISSRTFVLPSEGTIAESYLSNHREDSLSPGLPSVSTGKAFDGDEVPPGVTLTAQFLYHLANKMDLKLDIFSLGDTSKVIGKLMMDMSSLYDVGRNKSSAGLLIVDRTIDLLTPCFHGDSFLDRMLSSLPRKERTSSYHVAKNPQTPSKHTQAAVKRSPLDIKVPFKTAFSTEETKSRTSMLSESMMAFVSGWNSAEVDSEVTWLPDYTDKAHDDKVGSICGSFLSNYDGVRYLEALLDRGSKDGLMLIKKWLMEALKLEKLSFPSKGRQAASVSELHSMVQMLCQHQLSLVRNRGVIQLALAAEMALQEPQSTRWDAFTSAERILSVTSAETTQSLASEIRDFINTSTSVESHKQGNTMGSSEGLLTFQDILLLTIIGYILAGENFPTSIAGGPFSWEDERSLKDVVVDSILERPSSVKFRFLDGLEKELEAIARSKDADRNKDSSEPTSTTTDDFDDQWDNWDDDDNTDNQKEEAYGNMQLKLEVRDRVDQLFKFFHILSSMRLRNQVLGEGLAALSRFETDSYSRKGLLYKLILAVLTRYDIPGLEYHSSAVGRLFKSGLGRFGLGQSKPSFGDQSVLIIFVVGGINTLEVREVMKAISESSRPDVELILGGTTLLSPDDMFELMLGSSSFT, from the exons atggtggcggtggatCTGATTGCGTCCTGCCTCGACTCCATCCGCCAG ATTGGAGACGAGATTACGGACGCGCTAGTGTACCTAGACGCAGGCACTCTGGAGGCGTTCCAGCTCGTAGGAGCGTTCCCTCTGCTTCTTGAGCTTGGCGCTCGTGCAGTCTGCAGCTTGGAAAGCACGTCTCCGCTTGATGCT GCTGCTGAGTGGAATTCAAGTTTTGCTCATCCAGCAAGGAAGATTGTCATAATCACATCTCGCCTTCTTAGTGATGCACATCGGTACATTCTACGCTGCTTGGGCAACCATGGAACTGTTTCACATTGTACTGTATTGACAGCAATATCCGAG ATTGGTCACTCAGCCTACGTTGATTCCCCACTTGGACCAGATGCTTTCCGGGAGTATGAGACATTACTCATTCAGGATCATGAGGAACTTCTGAAGAAGAGTGGGAAGTTGAACAAGTATAAAGATAACATCCCTTACGCAGAGAGAGATTTTACCTCAGATGGTGATAATAAGTGGGGTTCTGGAGTGCACTATGGCCCTTCTGAATCTAGCCCGAGGAAAAAAGATTTCTCTGATGATGATTTAGGCCAGGTAGAAGCAGGAGGAAAGAGATTGTCTGTAATCGTGTGTCACTTTCCGATGATTTTCTCTCCCATTTCCTCAAGGACTTTTGTTTTGCCTTCGGAAGGTACAATTGCTGAATCATATTTGTCAAATCACCGTGAGGATTCCCTTAGCCCTGGTTTACCCTCCGTATCTACTGGTAAAGCTTTTGATGGTGATGAGGTGCCCCCTGGAGTAACGTTGACTGCTCAATTCCTGTACCATTTGGCCAATAAG ATGGACCTAAAGCTTGATATATTTTCACTTGGTGATACATCAAAAGTTATTGGGAAACTGATGATGGATATGTCAAGTCTATATGATGTTGGTCGTAACAAGAGTTCTGCTGGTCTACTGATTGTAGATCGAACAATCGATCTCCTAACTCCTTGCTTCCATGGCGACTCATTTCTTGATAGGATGCTGTCCTCGTTGCCACGCAAGGAAAGAACTTCATCCTATCATGTGGCAAAAAATCCTCAAACTCCTAGTAAGCATACTCAAGCTGCTGTTAAACGTTCCCCACTAGATATAAAGGTCCCTTTCAAAACAGCCTTTAGCACGGAAGAAACTAAGAGTAGGACCAGTATGTTGTCTGAAAGTATGATGGCATTTGTGTCTGGCtggaactctgcagaggttgactCTGAAGTTACCTGGCTACCTGATTACACTGACAAAGCACATGATGACAAAGTAGGCAGTATATGTGGTTCTTTCTTATCCAACTATGATGGAGTGCGCTACTTAGAAGCATTACTAGACAGAGGATCAAAAGATGGGTTAATGTTGATTAAGAAATGGCTTATGGAGGCTTTAAAGCTCGAGAAGTTGTCCTTTCCATCTAAGGGTCGACAAGCAGCTTCTGTTTCAGAGCTTCATTCTATGGTGCAAATGCTCTGTCAACACCAGTTGTCCTTGGTAAGAAACAGAGGGGTTATTCAGTTGGCACTGGCTGCAGAAATGGCTCTCCAGGAACCTCAAAGTACTCGCTGGGATGCCTTTACAAGTGCTGAGAGAATATTAAGTGTAACATCAGCAGAGACAACACAAAGTCTTGCCAGCGAGATTCGTGATTTCATCAACACCAGCACTTCAGTGGAATCTCACAAACAAGGTAATACCATGGGGTCTTCGGAAGGCCTTCTGACTTTCCAGGACATATTACTTTTAACTATTATTGGGTATATCTTGGCTGGTGAAAACTTTCCTACATCGATTGCTGGTGGTCCGTTCTCCTGGGAAGATGAGCGGTCACTGAAAGATGTTGTGGTGGACTCTATCCTTGAGAGGCCATCATCTGTGAAGTTCAGGTTCCTTGATGGCTTGGAGAAGGAACTTGAAGCTATAGCTAGATCTAAAGATGCTGATAGAAATAAGGACTCCAGTGAGCCTACATCCACCACTACCGATGATTTTGATGACCAATGGGATAACtgggatgatgatgataatactgATAATCAAAAGGAGGAAGCTTATGggaacatgcaacttaagttggaagTACGGGATAGGGTGGATCAACTCTTTAAATTCTTTCACATCTTGTCCAGTATGAGGTTAAGGAATCAAGTTCTTGGAGAAGGGTTGGCAGCATTGAGTAGATTTGAGACTGATAGCTACTCAAGAAAAGGCTTGCTTTACAAGTTGATATTAGCTGTCTTGACTAGATACGACATACCTGGGCTTGAGTATCACTCATCAGCTGTTGGCCGTTTATTTAAAAGTGGGTTGGGTAGGTTTGGGCTTGGACAG TCTAAACCAAGCTTTGGCGATCAAAGTGTTCTTATCATTTTTGTTGTGGGAGGTATCAATACTCTGGAG GTCCGGGAAGTCATGAAGGCAATCTCAGAGAGCAGCAGGCCTGATGTGGAGCTTATTCTTGGTGGTACAACTCTTCTTTCCCCAGATGACATGTTTGAGTTGATGCTGGGCTCATCCAGCTTTACTTAG
- the LOC127294230 gene encoding putative auxin transporter-like protein 4 has protein sequence MASEKVETVVAGNYVEMEREGGDGERGGVGPGGGAGASSGGRSKLVSNLFWHGGSAYDAWFSCSSNQVAQVLLTLPYSFSQLGMASGIAFQLFYGLMGSWTAYLISVLYVEYRTRKEREKVDFRNHVIQWFEVLHGLLGSHWRNVGLFFNCTFLLFGSVIQLIACASNIYYINDSLDKRTWTYIFGACCATTVFIPSFHNYRMWSFLGLLMTTYTAWYLTVAAIVHGKAEGVTHSAPTKMVLYFTGATNILYTFGGHAVTVEIMHAMWKPQKFKLIYLMATLYVLTLTLPSASAVYWAFGDALLDHSNAFSLLPRTPFRDAAVVLMLIHQFITFGFACTPLYFVWEKAIGVHSDKTTVLRRAAARLPVVAPIWFLAVVFPFFGPINSTVGSLLVSFTVYIIPAAAHMAVFASPAAREGAVERPPRWVGGWAGMYAVNCFVAAWVLVVGFGFGGWASTVNFVRQVNTFGLFTKCYQCPPRH, from the exons ATGGCGTCCGAgaaggtggagacggtggtggcgGGGAACTACGTGGAGATGGAGCGAGAAGGAGGCGACGGCGAGAGAGGAGGCGTCGGACCCGGTGGCGGCGCCGGCGCGTCGTCGGGGGGCAGAAGCAAGCTGGTGTCGAACCTCTTCTGGCACGGCGGCTCCGCCTACGACGCCTGGTTCAGCTGCTCGTCCAACCAGGTGGCGCAGGTGCTGCTGACGCTGCCCTACTCCTTCTCGCAGCTGGGCATGGCGAGCGGCATCGCCTTCCAGCTCTTCTACGGCCTCATGGGGAGCTGGACGGCGTACCTGATCAGCGTGCTCTACGTGGAGTACCGGACGAGGAAGGAGCGGGAGAAGGTGGACTTCCGGAACCACGTCATCCAGTGGTTCGAGGTCCTCCATGGCCTCCTCGGCAGCCACTGGCGGAACGTCGGCCTCTTCTTCAACTGCACATTCCTCCTCTTCGGATCCGTCATCCAGCTCATCGCGTGCGCCAG CAACATCTACTACATCAACGACTCCCTGGATAAGCGGACATGGACCTACATCTTCGGCGCCTGCTGCGCCACCACCGTCTTCATCCCCTCCTTCCACAACTACCGGATGTGGTCCTTCCTCGGCCTCCTCATGACGACCTACACCGCCTGGTACCTCACCGTCGCAGCCATCGTCCACGGCAAGGCGGAGGGGGTGACGCACTCGGCGCCAACCAAGATGGTGCTCTACTTCACTGGGGCTACCAACATACTCTACACCTTCGGAGGGCACGCTGTCACTGT TGAGATCATGCACGCCATGTGGAAGCCGCAGAAGTTCAAGCTCATCTACCTCATGGCCACGCTCTACGTGCTCACCCTAACGCTGCCGTCCGCCTCTGCCGTTTACTGGGCCTTTGGCGACGCCCTCCTCGACCACTCCAACGCATTCTCCCTCCTCCCGCGCACCCCTTTCCGCGACGCCGCTGTCGTGCTCATGCTCATCCACCAGTTCATCACCTTCGGCTTTGCCTGCACGCCGCTCTACTTCGTCTGGGAGAAGGCCATCGGCGTGCACTCCGACAAGACCACGGTGCTCCGCCGCGCGGCGGCGAGGCTCCCCGTGGTGGCGCCCATCTGGTTCCTTGCCGTCGTCTTCCCCTTCTTCGGGCCTATCAACTCCACCGTGGGTTCACTCctcgtcagcttcaccgtctacaTCATCCCCGCGGCCGCCCACATGGCCGTCTTCGCGTCGCCCGCGGCCAGGGAGGGCGCCGTGGAGCGGCCGCCGCGGTGGGTCGGAGGTTGGGCGGGCATGTACGCCGTGAACTGCTTTGTGGCAGCGTGGGTGCTCGTCGTCGGATTCGGCTTCGGCGGCTGGGCCAGCACCGTCAACTTCGTCCGCCAGGTCAACACCTTCGGACTCTTCACCAAGTGCTACCAGTGCCCTCCTAGGCACTAA